One region of Jatrophihabitans cynanchi genomic DNA includes:
- a CDS encoding ABC-F family ATP-binding cassette domain-containing protein — MITATGLELRAGARILLEPLTLRVQNGDRIGLVGRNGAGKTTTMRVLAGEGLPHAGQLDRRGPTGYLPQDPRTGDLDVTARDRVLSARGLDTLVSDIAKAQIGLAERPDDSALIRRYGNLEERFSALGGYAAESEAARICANLGLPDRVLAQPLRTLSGGQRRRVELARILFADAGEPTTLLLDEPTNHLDADSITWLRDFLRQHDGGLVMVSHDVELLEAVVNKVWYLDANRTTVDVYNVGWKAYLQQRETDERRRHRERANAERKIETLRSQADKMRAKATKARAAHQMDRRAAALAAGLAEVRVSDKVARLRFPAPAPCGRTPMTAGGLSKSYGSLEVFADVDLAIDRGTRVVVLGLNGAGKTTLLRLLAGIEAPDTGEVRPGHGLRLGYYAQEHETLDHDRTILENMRTSASSVGRADLTDTDLRKILGAFLFTGDDVDKPAGVLSGGEKTRLALAMLVTSAANVLLLDEPTNNLDPVSREQVLDALRTYSGAIVLVTHDEGAVEALAPDKVILLPDGVEDSWSSELADLVALA; from the coding sequence ATGATCACCGCCACCGGGCTCGAGCTCCGCGCCGGCGCACGGATCCTGCTCGAGCCGTTGACGCTGCGCGTCCAGAACGGTGACCGGATCGGACTCGTGGGTCGCAACGGAGCCGGCAAGACGACCACGATGCGCGTGCTCGCGGGCGAGGGCCTGCCGCACGCGGGTCAGCTCGACCGCCGCGGACCCACCGGCTACCTGCCGCAGGACCCGCGCACCGGGGACCTGGACGTGACCGCCCGTGACCGGGTGCTGTCCGCCCGCGGCCTGGACACGCTCGTCAGCGACATCGCCAAGGCGCAGATCGGGCTTGCCGAGCGCCCGGACGACAGCGCGCTGATCCGCCGCTACGGCAACCTGGAGGAGCGCTTCTCCGCACTCGGCGGCTATGCGGCCGAGAGCGAGGCGGCCCGCATCTGCGCGAACCTGGGGCTGCCCGACCGCGTCCTGGCGCAGCCGCTGCGCACGCTGTCCGGCGGCCAGCGGCGCCGGGTGGAGCTGGCCCGCATCCTGTTCGCCGACGCGGGGGAGCCGACCACGCTGCTGCTCGACGAGCCGACCAACCACCTGGACGCCGACTCGATCACCTGGCTGCGCGACTTCTTGCGCCAGCACGACGGCGGCCTGGTCATGGTCAGCCACGACGTGGAGCTGCTCGAGGCCGTCGTCAACAAGGTCTGGTACCTGGACGCGAACCGGACCACCGTCGACGTCTACAACGTCGGGTGGAAGGCCTACCTGCAGCAGCGCGAGACCGACGAGCGGCGCCGGCATCGCGAACGCGCCAACGCTGAGCGCAAGATCGAGACGCTGCGCAGCCAGGCGGACAAGATGCGCGCCAAGGCGACCAAGGCGCGCGCCGCGCACCAGATGGATCGGCGCGCCGCCGCTCTGGCCGCAGGCCTGGCCGAGGTGCGCGTCAGCGACAAGGTGGCCCGGCTGCGGTTCCCGGCACCCGCGCCGTGCGGGCGGACGCCGATGACGGCCGGCGGGTTGTCCAAGAGCTACGGCTCGCTGGAGGTGTTCGCCGACGTCGACCTGGCGATCGACCGCGGCACACGCGTGGTCGTCCTCGGGCTCAACGGCGCCGGCAAGACCACCTTGCTGCGGCTGCTGGCCGGCATCGAGGCCCCGGACACCGGCGAGGTACGCCCTGGTCACGGCCTGCGTCTGGGCTACTACGCCCAGGAGCACGAGACGCTCGATCACGACCGCACGATCCTGGAGAACATGCGCACGTCGGCGAGCAGTGTCGGGCGCGCGGACCTCACCGACACCGATCTGCGCAAGATCCTCGGCGCCTTCCTGTTCACCGGCGACGACGTCGACAAGCCGGCGGGCGTGCTGTCCGGCGGCGAGAAGACCCGGCTGGCGCTGGCCATGCTCGTGACCAGTGCGGCGAACGTGCTGTTGCTGGACGAACCCACGAACAACCTGGACCCGGTGAGCCGTGAGCAGGTGCTCGACGCGCTGCGCACCTACAGCGGGGCGATCGTGCTGGTGACGCACGACGAGGGCGCGGTCGAGGCGCTCGCTCCGGACAAGGTCATCCTGCTGCCCGACGGCGTCGAGGATTCGTGGAGCAGCGAGCTCGCCGACCTCGTCGCACTGGCCTGA
- a CDS encoding ABC transporter ATP-binding protein, producing MYSQSSMRAFRSMHRADSSVVDKQLPPGTYKRVFAFARPYRKELAVFLLIIVADALIGVVTPILAGRVVNQITGHAAVRVVVDIALVIAGLAVVDAGLSFAQRWYSARIGEGLIYDMRTAVFDHVQRMPLAFFTRTQTGALVSRLNNDVLGAQQAFTSTLSGLVSNVVSLVLTAGVMFSLSWQITLLSLVMLPIFVIPARRIGTRLQAITRESYNLNASMNATMTERFNVAGALLVKLFGRAEAEDASFRGRAARVRDIGVTSAMYGRAFFVALTLVASLAQALVYGLGGYFAIKGELSAGTVVTLALLLTRLYGPLTALSNARVDVMSALVSFDRVFEILDLPPMIDDAPDAIELPADARSIEFADVRFAYPSAGEVSLASLEDVAVLDNTQPQLVLRGVSFRAEPGELVALVGPSGAGKTTISQLVPRIYDVREGQVLVGGHDVRTVTQQSLRDRIGVVSQEAHMFHDTIRGNLLYAKPHASDDELWDAIGAAQIGELVRSLPDGLDTLVGDRGYRLSGGEKARLAIARLLLKAPEIVILDEATAHLDSESEAAVQDALAHALVGRTSVVIAHRLSTIQKADKVLVIDDGRIAEQGTHEELLAANGLYAELYRTQFSRTSEPSPPVEVC from the coding sequence ATGTATTCGCAAAGTTCCATGCGGGCGTTCCGCTCGATGCACCGCGCTGACAGTTCGGTCGTCGACAAGCAGCTGCCGCCCGGCACGTACAAGCGCGTGTTCGCCTTCGCCAGGCCGTACCGCAAGGAACTCGCGGTCTTCCTGCTCATCATCGTCGCCGACGCCTTGATCGGGGTGGTGACACCGATCCTGGCCGGCCGCGTCGTCAACCAGATCACCGGCCACGCCGCGGTGCGCGTGGTCGTCGACATCGCGCTCGTCATCGCCGGGCTCGCGGTGGTCGACGCCGGGCTCTCCTTCGCTCAGCGCTGGTACTCGGCACGGATCGGCGAAGGGCTCATCTACGACATGCGCACCGCGGTCTTCGACCACGTGCAGCGCATGCCGCTCGCCTTCTTCACGCGTACCCAGACCGGTGCACTGGTCAGCCGGCTGAACAACGACGTGCTCGGGGCGCAGCAGGCCTTCACGTCCACGCTGTCCGGGCTGGTGTCCAACGTGGTCAGCCTGGTGCTCACCGCCGGCGTGATGTTCAGCCTGTCGTGGCAGATCACGCTGCTGTCCCTGGTCATGCTGCCGATCTTCGTCATTCCGGCCCGCCGCATCGGCACCCGCCTGCAAGCGATCACCCGCGAGTCGTACAACCTGAACGCCTCGATGAACGCGACCATGACCGAGCGGTTCAACGTCGCGGGCGCCCTGCTGGTCAAGCTCTTCGGGCGGGCCGAGGCCGAGGACGCCTCGTTCCGCGGCCGCGCCGCGCGGGTACGCGACATCGGCGTCACCTCGGCGATGTACGGCCGCGCGTTCTTCGTCGCGCTCACCCTGGTCGCCTCGCTCGCGCAGGCTCTCGTGTACGGCCTCGGCGGCTACTTCGCGATCAAGGGCGAGCTGTCGGCGGGGACGGTGGTGACCTTGGCCCTGTTGCTCACCCGGCTGTACGGTCCGCTCACCGCGCTGTCCAACGCGCGGGTGGATGTCATGAGCGCACTGGTCAGCTTCGACCGGGTCTTCGAGATCCTCGACCTGCCGCCGATGATCGACGACGCCCCGGACGCGATCGAGCTGCCCGCCGACGCGCGCAGCATCGAGTTCGCCGATGTGCGGTTCGCCTACCCGTCGGCCGGCGAGGTGTCCCTCGCCTCGTTGGAGGACGTCGCGGTACTGGACAACACCCAGCCGCAGCTCGTGTTGCGCGGGGTCTCGTTCCGGGCCGAGCCGGGCGAGCTGGTCGCGCTGGTCGGGCCGTCCGGCGCGGGCAAGACCACGATCAGCCAGCTCGTCCCGCGCATCTACGACGTGCGCGAGGGCCAGGTGCTGGTCGGCGGACACGACGTGCGCACCGTCACCCAGCAGTCGCTGCGCGACCGCATCGGCGTCGTCAGCCAGGAAGCTCACATGTTCCACGACACGATCCGCGGCAACCTGCTGTACGCCAAGCCGCACGCGAGCGACGACGAGCTCTGGGACGCGATCGGGGCGGCGCAGATCGGCGAGCTGGTTCGCTCGCTGCCGGACGGGCTGGACACGCTGGTCGGCGACCGGGGCTACCGGCTCTCCGGCGGGGAGAAGGCGCGGCTGGCGATCGCGCGACTGCTGCTCAAGGCACCGGAGATCGTGATCCTGGACGAGGCGACGGCACATTTGGACAGCGAGAGCGAGGCGGCGGTGCAGGACGCGCTGGCGCACGCGCTGGTCGGCCGTACCTCCGTGGTGATCGCGCATCGCCTGTCCACGATCCAGAAGGCCGACAAGGTTCTGGTCATCGACGACGGCCGCATCGCCGAGCAGGGCACCCACGAGGAACTGCTCGCCGCGAACGGCCTGTACGCCGAGCTGTACCGCACGCAGTTCAGCCGCACCAGCGAGCCGTCCCCGCCGGTCGAGGTGTGCTGA
- a CDS encoding chloride channel protein, whose amino-acid sequence MLVITALALPIGAVSACVAWALLRLIGIITNAVFYERFNTHLVAPGTGHHNPVVVLFAPIAGGLVIGLMARYGSEKIRGHGMPEAIEAILLGGSKVQPRVAVLKPISSAVAIGTGGPFGAEGPIIMTGGALGSLFAQFLRLTADERKTLLVAGSAAGMAATFNTPFAAIMLAVELLLFEWRPRSYVPVAAAVCVATVVRYPLLGEGVLFKVPSGALHLNAWCDLLCVALGVAAGLLALLATVLVYAAEDGFRKLPVHWMWWPAIGGVIIGVGGLIVPQALGVGYDIIGSELDGTIGLKLVVGILIVKTVIWSLSLGSGTSGGVLAPMFMIGGALGALAEHVFPQVGPGFWALVALAGVLGGVMRSPFTGVVFALELTHRFDALLPLIIGASTAFAVSVLVLKRSVLTEKIARRGFHLSREYDVDPLEILFVGEVMESNVLTFEADLSAADALHSISDHDPANVAQRRQMLYPVLGPDYRLVAVVTRTQLETAAHDGSSDIEVGALGIADPIVTHADETLRHVATRMAAGEVDRMPVVARDDPGRVVGIISLTMLLAGRLRDLQEARDVERVLRLRVVRPRWLPPRG is encoded by the coding sequence ATGCTGGTGATCACCGCGCTGGCGCTGCCGATCGGCGCGGTCAGCGCGTGCGTCGCGTGGGCATTGCTGCGCCTGATCGGGATCATCACCAACGCCGTCTTCTACGAGCGGTTCAACACGCACCTGGTCGCGCCCGGCACCGGGCACCACAACCCGGTCGTGGTGCTCTTCGCCCCGATAGCCGGCGGGCTCGTCATCGGCCTGATGGCCCGGTACGGCTCGGAGAAGATCCGCGGGCACGGCATGCCCGAAGCCATCGAGGCGATCCTGCTCGGCGGCAGCAAGGTGCAGCCCCGGGTCGCGGTCCTCAAACCGATCTCCTCGGCCGTGGCGATCGGCACCGGTGGCCCGTTCGGCGCGGAGGGGCCGATCATCATGACCGGCGGCGCGCTGGGCTCGCTGTTCGCCCAGTTCCTGCGACTGACGGCCGACGAGCGCAAGACGCTGCTGGTGGCCGGCTCCGCCGCCGGCATGGCCGCGACGTTCAACACGCCGTTCGCCGCGATCATGCTCGCGGTCGAGTTGCTGCTGTTCGAGTGGCGCCCGCGCAGCTACGTCCCCGTCGCGGCCGCCGTCTGCGTGGCCACCGTGGTCCGGTATCCGCTGCTGGGCGAGGGCGTCCTGTTCAAGGTGCCCTCCGGAGCGCTGCACCTGAACGCCTGGTGCGACCTGCTCTGCGTCGCGCTGGGCGTCGCTGCCGGGCTGCTCGCGCTGCTGGCCACCGTGCTCGTGTACGCGGCCGAGGACGGCTTCCGCAAGCTGCCGGTGCACTGGATGTGGTGGCCGGCCATCGGCGGCGTGATCATCGGCGTCGGCGGCCTGATCGTGCCGCAGGCGCTCGGCGTCGGCTACGACATCATCGGATCCGAACTCGACGGCACGATCGGGCTCAAGCTGGTCGTCGGCATCCTCATCGTCAAGACCGTCATCTGGTCGCTCTCCCTCGGGTCGGGCACGTCGGGCGGCGTGCTCGCCCCGATGTTCATGATCGGCGGCGCGCTCGGCGCGCTGGCCGAGCACGTCTTCCCGCAGGTCGGCCCCGGGTTCTGGGCGCTGGTCGCGCTCGCCGGTGTCCTCGGCGGGGTGATGCGCTCGCCGTTCACCGGCGTCGTCTTCGCGCTCGAACTCACCCACCGGTTCGACGCGCTGCTGCCGCTGATCATCGGCGCGTCCACCGCGTTCGCGGTCTCCGTCCTGGTGCTCAAACGGTCCGTCCTCACCGAGAAGATCGCCCGGCGCGGCTTCCACCTGTCCCGCGAGTACGACGTCGACCCGCTGGAGATCCTGTTCGTCGGCGAGGTCATGGAGAGCAACGTGCTGACCTTCGAGGCGGACCTGTCCGCAGCCGACGCGCTGCACTCGATCTCCGATCACGATCCGGCCAACGTCGCGCAGCGCCGGCAGATGCTCTACCCGGTCCTCGGCCCGGACTACCGGCTGGTCGCGGTCGTGACCCGCACGCAACTGGAGACGGCGGCCCACGACGGCTCGAGCGACATCGAGGTGGGTGCGCTGGGTATCGCCGACCCCATCGTCACCCACGCCGACGAGACGCTGCGGCACGTGGCCACCCGGATGGCGGCCGGCGAGGTGGACCGGATGCCGGTCGTGGCACGTGATGACCCGGGCCGCGTCGTCGGCATCATCTCCTTGACCATGCTGCTCGCCGGGCGGCTGCGCGACCTGCAGGAGGCGCGTGACGTCGAGCGGGTGCTTCGGCTGCGCGTCGTGCGCCCCCGCTGGCTCCCGCCACGTGGGTAG
- a CDS encoding DUF3817 domain-containing protein, with amino-acid sequence MLTARAFRTVAVVEAVSWLALIVATVVKYSADAPLGVKILGPIHGALFIGYVLLALQLRAPMRWSAGTFLIVLIDAVVPGGGLLVARRPDLQARQAAA; translated from the coding sequence ATGCTCACCGCGCGCGCGTTCCGCACCGTGGCCGTCGTCGAGGCGGTCTCCTGGCTGGCCCTGATCGTGGCGACCGTGGTCAAGTACTCCGCCGACGCCCCGCTCGGGGTGAAGATCCTCGGCCCGATCCACGGCGCGTTGTTCATCGGGTACGTGCTGCTGGCGCTGCAACTGCGCGCGCCGATGCGCTGGAGCGCGGGCACGTTCCTGATCGTGCTGATCGACGCGGTCGTCCCCGGCGGTGGCCTGCTCGTCGCACGCCGCCCGGACCTGCAGGCGCGGCAGGCGGCGGCCTGA
- the sufU gene encoding Fe-S cluster assembly sulfur transfer protein SufU, which translates to MSAVDSLYQEIILDHYKNPHHHALPDEFDAEVHHVNPTCGDEVTLRVRLAADTIADLGWDGEGCSISQASTSVMSELVIGRPVSEAMALQQRFLTLMQSRGTAQLTDDDEEVLEDAVAFEGVSKYPARVKCALLGWMAMKSAVAEAGWRDDTGGNTGDTAFDTDTGEQR; encoded by the coding sequence GTGAGCGCGGTCGACAGCCTGTACCAGGAGATCATCCTGGATCACTACAAGAACCCGCATCACCACGCGCTGCCGGACGAGTTCGACGCCGAGGTGCACCACGTCAACCCGACCTGCGGCGACGAGGTCACGCTGCGGGTCCGGCTGGCCGCGGACACCATCGCCGACCTGGGCTGGGACGGCGAGGGCTGCTCGATCAGCCAGGCCTCCACCTCGGTCATGAGCGAGCTGGTCATCGGCCGGCCGGTCAGCGAGGCGATGGCGTTGCAGCAGCGGTTCCTGACGCTGATGCAGTCCCGCGGCACGGCGCAGCTCACCGACGACGACGAGGAGGTCCTCGAGGACGCGGTCGCGTTCGAGGGCGTCTCGAAGTACCCGGCTCGCGTCAAGTGCGCGCTGCTGGGCTGGATGGCGATGAAGAGCGCGGTGGCCGAGGCCGGCTGGCGTGATGACACTGGCGGCAACACGGGCGACACAGCGTTTGACACAGATACAGGGGAGCAGCGATGA
- a CDS encoding metal-sulfur cluster assembly factor, which produces MTTTTVPSRDEIDEAMRDVVDPELGINVVDLGLVYDARADESDAGIVVTIDMTLTSAACPLTDVIEDQAHSALTGGPTPLASEVRINWVWMPPWGPDKITDDGREQLRALGFNV; this is translated from the coding sequence ATGACCACCACCACCGTCCCGTCGCGGGACGAGATCGACGAGGCGATGCGCGACGTCGTCGACCCGGAGCTCGGCATCAACGTCGTCGACCTGGGCCTGGTCTACGACGCCCGCGCCGACGAGTCCGACGCCGGCATCGTGGTCACGATCGACATGACGCTGACGTCCGCCGCCTGCCCGCTGACCGACGTGATCGAGGACCAGGCCCACAGCGCGCTGACCGGCGGCCCGACCCCGCTGGCCAGCGAGGTGCGCATCAACTGGGTGTGGATGCCGCCGTGGGGCCCGGACAAGATCACCGACGACGGCCGCGAGCAGTTGCGCGCCCTCGGCTTCAACGTCTGA
- a CDS encoding enoyl-CoA hydratase/isomerase family protein: protein MPEDPIAIPVPPEAGLAAEVSGEVATLTLDRPERLNCQSPHTWAALADVAGQLPGTVRVVVLRGRGRAFSAGLDRAMFTSEGVPGAPGIVSLARGTAEQAGELIGRWQRAFDFSSRPAVVSVAAVQGHAIGAGCQLALGADIRIVADDAQFAMAEPSLGIVPDLGGTKRLVDLVGYSRAAEICLTGRRVGAGEAVAIGLASRAVLAGELDAAVAETVAALLAVPRDAATETKALLLAAGARTQAAQEAAEREAQYRRLRALAGLDGEA, encoded by the coding sequence GTGCCCGAGGACCCCATCGCGATACCGGTTCCCCCCGAAGCAGGCCTAGCCGCCGAAGTCTCCGGTGAGGTCGCGACGCTCACCCTCGACCGGCCGGAGCGGCTGAACTGCCAGTCGCCGCACACCTGGGCGGCGCTCGCCGACGTCGCCGGGCAGCTTCCCGGAACGGTGCGGGTCGTGGTGCTGCGCGGACGCGGCCGGGCGTTCTCCGCCGGGCTCGACCGTGCGATGTTCACGTCCGAGGGGGTGCCCGGCGCGCCCGGGATCGTCTCGCTCGCCCGCGGCACTGCCGAGCAGGCGGGCGAGCTGATCGGCCGCTGGCAGCGCGCGTTCGACTTCTCCTCGCGTCCGGCCGTGGTCAGCGTGGCAGCGGTCCAGGGCCACGCCATCGGGGCCGGCTGCCAACTGGCGCTGGGCGCGGACATCCGGATCGTAGCCGACGACGCCCAGTTCGCCATGGCCGAACCGTCGCTCGGGATCGTCCCCGATCTCGGCGGCACCAAGCGGCTGGTCGACCTGGTGGGTTACTCCCGCGCCGCCGAGATCTGCCTGACCGGACGGCGGGTCGGGGCGGGCGAGGCCGTGGCGATCGGGCTCGCGTCACGCGCGGTCCTCGCCGGCGAACTGGACGCCGCCGTCGCCGAGACCGTCGCCGCGCTGCTCGCCGTGCCCCGCGACGCCGCCACCGAGACCAAGGCGCTGCTGTTGGCCGCCGGCGCGCGCACCCAGGCCGCACAGGAGGCGGCCGAGCGCGAGGCCCAGTACCGCCGGCTGCGGGCGCTGGCCGGGCTCGACGGCGAGGCGTGA
- a CDS encoding cysteine desulfurase, with translation MPFDVDVVRKDFPILAREVHGVPLVYLDSANTSQKPQVVLDTLSEFYANHNANVARAVHTLGSEATNAFERARDKVAAFINAPNRDEVVFTKNSSEALNLVAYCLSNATTTPGAERFRVGPGDEIVVTEMEHHSNIVPWQLLAQRTGATFRWLPIDTDGNSAGRLVDTAIDEVITERTKVVAFVHQSNALGTINPVARIVARARQVGALTVVDASQSAPHLPLDVQALGADFVAFTGHKLYGPTGVGVLWGRYELLAELPPFLGGGEMIETVDMTGTTFAAPPHRFEAGTPMIAQAVGLGAAIDYVSALGMTEIAAREHQLVEHALAGLATVDGLRIIGPATSLDRGATISFTIKGVHPHDVAQLLDEDGIAVRAGHHCARPVCVRYGIPATTRASFGVYTTTDEIDALVRGVDRVKAMFS, from the coding sequence ATGCCGTTTGACGTCGATGTCGTCCGCAAGGACTTCCCGATCCTGGCGCGCGAGGTGCACGGGGTTCCGTTGGTGTACCTCGACAGCGCGAACACCTCGCAGAAGCCGCAGGTCGTGCTGGACACGCTGAGCGAGTTCTACGCCAACCACAACGCGAACGTCGCGCGCGCGGTGCACACCTTGGGCTCGGAGGCGACGAACGCGTTCGAGCGGGCGCGCGACAAGGTCGCGGCGTTCATCAACGCGCCGAACCGTGACGAGGTGGTGTTCACCAAGAACTCCTCCGAGGCGCTGAACCTGGTGGCGTACTGCCTGTCCAACGCGACGACCACGCCCGGGGCGGAGCGGTTCAGGGTCGGGCCCGGCGACGAGATCGTGGTCACCGAGATGGAGCACCACAGCAACATCGTCCCGTGGCAGCTGCTCGCGCAGCGCACCGGCGCGACGTTCCGCTGGCTGCCGATCGATACGGATGGGAACTCGGCGGGCCGTCTTGTCGACACCGCGATCGACGAGGTGATCACCGAGCGCACCAAGGTGGTCGCGTTCGTGCACCAGTCCAACGCGCTGGGCACCATCAACCCGGTGGCACGGATCGTGGCCCGCGCCCGGCAGGTCGGCGCGCTGACGGTCGTCGATGCCTCGCAGTCCGCGCCGCACCTACCACTGGACGTGCAGGCGCTCGGGGCCGATTTCGTCGCGTTCACCGGGCACAAGCTGTACGGGCCGACCGGCGTCGGCGTGCTGTGGGGGCGGTACGAGTTGCTGGCCGAGCTGCCCCCGTTCCTCGGCGGCGGCGAGATGATCGAGACGGTCGACATGACCGGCACCACGTTCGCCGCGCCGCCGCACCGCTTCGAGGCGGGCACCCCGATGATCGCCCAGGCGGTCGGGCTCGGCGCCGCGATCGACTACGTGTCCGCGCTCGGCATGACCGAGATCGCCGCCCGCGAGCACCAGCTCGTCGAGCACGCTCTCGCCGGGCTGGCCACCGTCGACGGGCTGCGCATCATCGGTCCCGCCACGTCGCTCGACCGCGGCGCGACGATCTCCTTCACGATCAAGGGCGTTCACCCGCACGACGTCGCGCAGCTGTTGGACGAGGACGGCATCGCGGTCCGTGCCGGGCACCACTGCGCCCGTCCGGTGTGCGTGCGCTACGGAATACCTGCGACCACGCGCGCGTCGTTCGGGGTGTACACCACCACCGACGAGATCGACGCCCTGGTCCGCGGCGTCGACAGAGTGAAGGCGATGTTCTCGTGA
- the ypfJ gene encoding KPN_02809 family neutral zinc metallopeptidase, which produces MKYNDDAQLDTSGVQDARSGGGLGGLGGRGVAVGGGGLGLVGVLVYVLISVLGGGGGGEGGSVADVVLGQLGQGGAPATADNSQIQKECRTGADANSHLECAVVADIDSIQAYWSAELPELGKRYTDVPTVWFTGQVSTGCGAADAGSGPFYCPADKRVYIDLSFYDDVKTQFGAAGGPFVNAYVLAHEYGHHVQDLLGTEAKVRTRQGPKSDSVRLELQADCYAGVWANHATTTPDADGNVLISEITDQDISNALDAASRIGDDYIQKNLGNGTVNQNAFTHGSSAQREKWFTTGYRTGDPTRCDTFGTDNLG; this is translated from the coding sequence ATGAAGTACAACGACGACGCCCAGCTGGACACCTCCGGCGTCCAGGACGCCCGCTCCGGGGGCGGTCTGGGCGGCCTCGGCGGCCGTGGCGTCGCGGTCGGCGGCGGCGGCCTAGGGCTGGTCGGTGTGCTCGTGTACGTGCTGATCTCGGTGCTCGGCGGTGGTGGCGGGGGCGAGGGCGGGTCGGTCGCCGACGTGGTGCTCGGGCAGCTCGGCCAGGGCGGCGCCCCGGCCACCGCCGACAACAGCCAGATCCAGAAGGAGTGCCGGACCGGCGCGGACGCGAACAGCCACCTCGAGTGCGCCGTGGTCGCCGACATCGACTCGATCCAGGCCTACTGGAGCGCCGAGCTGCCCGAGCTGGGCAAGCGCTACACCGACGTGCCCACGGTGTGGTTCACCGGACAGGTGTCCACCGGCTGTGGAGCCGCGGACGCCGGCTCGGGGCCGTTCTACTGCCCCGCCGACAAGCGGGTGTACATCGACCTGTCCTTCTACGACGACGTGAAGACCCAGTTCGGCGCTGCCGGCGGCCCGTTCGTCAACGCGTACGTGCTGGCCCACGAGTACGGCCATCACGTCCAGGACCTGCTCGGCACCGAGGCCAAGGTACGCACCAGGCAGGGACCCAAGTCCGATTCGGTGCGCCTGGAGCTACAGGCGGACTGCTACGCCGGGGTGTGGGCGAACCACGCCACCACGACGCCGGACGCCGACGGGAACGTGCTGATCAGCGAGATCACCGACCAGGACATCAGCAACGCGCTGGACGCCGCATCCCGGATCGGCGACGACTACATCCAGAAGAACCTGGGCAACGGGACGGTGAACCAGAACGCCTTCACGCACGGCTCGTCGGCGCAGCGGGAGAAGTGGTTCACCACCGGCTACCGGACCGGTGACCCCACGCGATGCGACACCTTCGGCACGGACAACCTGGGCTGA
- a CDS encoding MarR family winged helix-turn-helix transcriptional regulator, with protein sequence MLSVRTRLRRFERWSAEQAAAQGLTASQHQLLLAVRGHDEPAGPTIGQVADYLMVRHNTAVELVDRTQDLGLLDRTRDTTDHRIVRLTLTEEGLARLAALAGSHIEELSRLGPMLDGLTAALSQD encoded by the coding sequence TTGCTGAGCGTTCGTACCAGGCTGCGCCGGTTCGAGCGCTGGAGCGCAGAGCAGGCGGCGGCCCAGGGCCTGACCGCCAGCCAGCACCAGTTGCTGCTCGCGGTCCGCGGGCACGACGAACCGGCCGGCCCGACGATCGGCCAGGTGGCCGACTACCTGATGGTGCGGCACAACACCGCCGTCGAGCTGGTCGACCGCACCCAGGACCTCGGCCTGCTCGACCGGACCCGGGACACCACCGACCATCGCATCGTCCGGCTCACCTTGACCGAGGAGGGCCTGGCGCGGCTGGCAGCGCTGGCCGGATCGCACATCGAGGAGCTGAGCCGGCTGGGCCCGATGCTCGACGGGCTGACGGCGGCGCTGTCGCAGGACTGA
- a CDS encoding helix-turn-helix domain-containing protein, producing MAVLKKGARITGAERSKLATDLKKQYDKGKSIRELADSHGRSYGFVHRVLSESGVALRGRGGATRGKAKAKAK from the coding sequence ATGGCCGTGTTGAAGAAGGGTGCCCGGATCACGGGCGCTGAGCGCAGCAAGCTTGCGACAGATCTGAAGAAGCAGTACGACAAGGGCAAGAGCATCCGTGAACTGGCCGACTCGCACGGTCGGTCCTACGGCTTCGTGCACCGCGTGCTGTCCGAGTCCGGCGTGGCCCTGCGCGGGCGTGGCGGAGCGACTCGGGGCAAGGCCAAGGCGAAGGCCAAGTAA